The Mesomycoplasma ovipneumoniae genome window below encodes:
- the pyrH gene encoding UMP kinase, with protein MKSTILIKLSGESLANKQKSLAIDYELVGRIGHQLKEIQKLGYKILIVIGGGNFWRGTSAAKNGINRNTADYIGMLGTVMNGLALDSVFRDLKIKTRVLSSMSLDPRICEYFVREKAIKYLSDGHVLILVGGTGRPFFTTDSAATLFASEMDANLILVGKNNVNGVFDSDPKINPNAIRYDKITYDQVIEKNLKVMDSTAFSMARDNKIRLLIFDIKEENSIVKLIKGQIKHTEVY; from the coding sequence ATGAAGTCAACTATTCTAATTAAACTTTCGGGTGAAAGTCTTGCTAACAAACAAAAATCACTCGCAATTGATTATGAACTTGTCGGTCGAATTGGCCATCAACTTAAAGAAATTCAAAAATTAGGTTATAAAATTTTAATTGTGATTGGCGGTGGAAATTTTTGGCGTGGAACTTCCGCTGCAAAAAATGGAATAAATCGAAATACTGCAGATTATATTGGCATGCTAGGGACGGTAATGAATGGACTAGCCCTTGATTCAGTTTTTCGCGATTTGAAAATTAAAACTCGCGTTTTGTCTTCAATGAGTTTGGATCCTCGAATTTGTGAGTATTTTGTTCGAGAAAAAGCTATTAAATATCTCTCAGATGGTCATGTTTTAATTCTTGTCGGTGGAACAGGTCGTCCATTTTTTACAACAGACAGTGCCGCTACCCTTTTTGCTTCTGAAATGGATGCAAATTTAATTCTAGTTGGTAAAAATAATGTAAACGGGGTTTTTGATTCTGATCCTAAAATTAATCCAAATGCAATAAGATATGATAAAATTACTTATGATCAAGTTATTGAAAAAAATCTGAAAGTGATGGATTCAACAGCCTTTTCCATGGCGCGCGATAACAAGATTCGACTATTAATTTTTGACATTAAAGAAGAAAACAGCATAGTTAAATTAATAAAAGGTCAAATCAAACATACGGAGGTCTATTAA